In Magnetospirillum sp. XM-1, a single window of DNA contains:
- the cbiM gene encoding cobalt transporter CbiM gives MAHIPDGVLSNPVLVAGGILAAAGVARGLKELEPVRVPKVAMLSAVMFVASAIHLPAGPASVHLLLNGMAGIVLGWAAFPALLAALLLQALLFGFGGLLVLGVNTVNMAAPAVLAGLVFRRLWRPDDTRRTAWAAALCSGGAVLLTGLMVAGSLAASGREFETAARLVVLTHLPVMGIEAVFASAAIGLLARVKPEALA, from the coding sequence TTGGCTCACATTCCCGACGGCGTGCTGTCCAATCCGGTGCTGGTGGCGGGGGGAATCCTCGCCGCGGCCGGGGTGGCGCGTGGCCTGAAGGAGTTGGAGCCGGTGCGCGTGCCCAAGGTGGCCATGCTGTCGGCGGTGATGTTCGTCGCCTCGGCCATTCATCTGCCCGCCGGCCCGGCTTCCGTGCATCTGCTGCTCAACGGCATGGCCGGCATCGTGCTGGGCTGGGCCGCCTTTCCCGCCCTGCTGGCCGCCCTGCTGCTGCAGGCGCTGCTGTTCGGCTTCGGCGGCCTGCTGGTGCTGGGCGTCAACACCGTCAACATGGCCGCGCCCGCCGTGCTGGCCGGACTGGTCTTCCGCCGCCTGTGGCGCCCCGACGACACTCGCCGCACCGCCTGGGCCGCCGCGCTGTGCTCCGGCGGCGCCGTGTTGCTGACCGGATTGATGGTGGCCGGATCGCTGGCGGCGTCGGGCCGCGAGTTCGAGACCGCCGCCAGGCTGGTGGTGCTGACCCATCTGCCGGTGATGGGAATCGAGGCGGTGTTCGCCTCGGCCGCCATCGGCCTGCTGGCCCGGGTCAAGCCGGAGGCGCTGGCATGA
- a CDS encoding HPF/RaiA family ribosome-associated protein: MQIPLQITFHGVDHSDAVETRIREKVAKLEHLFDRITSCRVVIEQHHKNTSNLHHKGEPFHIRLALTVPGDELVVKRDPKDSHVNEDIYVALREAFAGMERQLKEYVDRSRGNVKARAQA, from the coding sequence ATGCAGATTCCCCTCCAGATCACCTTTCACGGTGTCGATCACTCTGACGCCGTCGAAACCCGCATCCGCGAAAAGGTGGCCAAACTGGAGCATCTCTTCGATCGCATCACCAGCTGCCGCGTGGTGATCGAGCAGCACCACAAGAACACCTCGAACCTGCACCACAAGGGCGAGCCCTTCCACATCCGTCTCGCCCTGACGGTCCCCGGCGACGAGCTGGTGGTGAAGCGCGACCCCAAGGACAGCCATGTCAACGAGGATATCTACGTGGCGCTGCGCGAGGCTTTCGCAGGCATGGAGCGCCAGTTGAAGGAATACGTCGACCGTAGCCGCGGCAACGTCAAGGCGCGGGCCCAGGCCTAG
- the cbiQ gene encoding cobalt ECF transporter T component CbiQ — protein sequence MSLIERLDPRTRLLAALLFALAEVLAPSLAAQGLGLGLALAAALAARLPLAATARRLLGLEGFMLLALVMLPFTVPGHPVFSLWGLEGSEEGLRQAASIALKANAVAVALFALVSSMEAPVLGRALARLGVSERFVHLFLFTTRYLSVLEDEYRRLRLAMRARAFRPVTGPHCWRSIGHLFGMLMVRSLERAERIDAAMRCRGFTGRFPSLDDEANAGPGRLDLGFGAASAAGLVLVVAVGMV from the coding sequence ATGAGCCTGATCGAGCGCCTCGACCCGCGCACCCGGCTGCTGGCCGCCCTGCTGTTCGCCCTGGCCGAGGTGCTGGCGCCGTCGCTGGCGGCGCAGGGACTGGGGCTGGGCCTTGCCCTGGCCGCCGCCCTGGCCGCCCGTCTGCCGCTGGCCGCCACCGCCCGCCGCCTGCTCGGCCTGGAAGGCTTCATGCTGCTGGCCCTGGTCATGCTGCCCTTCACGGTGCCCGGCCACCCGGTCTTCAGCCTGTGGGGGCTGGAAGGGTCGGAGGAAGGCCTGCGCCAGGCGGCCTCCATCGCCTTGAAAGCCAACGCCGTGGCGGTCGCCCTGTTCGCCCTGGTGAGCTCCATGGAAGCCCCGGTGCTGGGCCGCGCCCTGGCCCGCCTCGGGGTGAGCGAACGCTTCGTCCACCTGTTCCTGTTCACCACCCGCTATCTGTCGGTGCTGGAAGACGAGTATCGCCGCCTGCGCCTCGCCATGCGGGCCCGCGCCTTCCGCCCCGTCACCGGCCCCCATTGCTGGCGTTCCATCGGCCATCTGTTCGGCATGCTGATGGTGCGTTCCCTGGAGCGGGCCGAGCGCATCGACGCCGCCATGCGCTGCCGCGGCTTCACCGGCCGCTTCCCCTCGCTCGACGACGAGGCCAACGCCGGGCCGGGCCGCCTGGATCTCGGCTTCGGCGCGGCCTCGGCCGCCGGGCTGGTCCTGGTCGTCGCCGTGGGGATGGTGTGA
- a CDS encoding energy-coupling factor ABC transporter ATP-binding protein, translating into MSSLIHLEGVSHAFDAAHPVLDGVDFALGPGERVALLGANGSGKTTLLHVMVGLIRPRTGRVHAFGRERRAEADFVEVRAKAGLLFQDADDQLFCPTVAEDVAFGPLNLGKSKAEARDIVHATLDRLGLAPLENRVTHKLSGGQKRLVSLAAVLAMEPEALLLDEPTNALDEPTRERLMEILAGLPQAMVIVSHDREVIDRLVTRRVTLANGALT; encoded by the coding sequence GTGAGCTCCCTCATCCACCTCGAAGGCGTCAGCCACGCCTTCGACGCCGCCCATCCGGTGCTGGACGGCGTGGACTTCGCCCTCGGGCCGGGCGAGCGTGTCGCGCTGCTGGGCGCCAACGGCAGCGGCAAGACCACCCTTCTGCACGTCATGGTCGGACTGATCCGGCCCAGGACGGGCCGCGTTCACGCCTTCGGGCGCGAGCGCCGGGCCGAGGCCGATTTCGTCGAGGTGCGCGCCAAGGCCGGCTTGCTGTTCCAGGACGCCGACGACCAGTTGTTCTGTCCCACCGTGGCCGAGGACGTGGCCTTCGGCCCCCTCAATCTGGGGAAGAGCAAGGCCGAGGCGCGCGACATCGTGCATGCCACCCTCGACCGGCTGGGTCTCGCTCCTCTCGAGAACCGCGTCACCCACAAGCTGTCGGGCGGCCAGAAGCGGCTGGTGTCGCTGGCCGCCGTACTGGCCATGGAGCCCGAGGCGCTGCTGCTGGACGAGCCGACCAACGCCCTGGACGAGCCGACGCGCGAAAGGCTGATGGAGATCCTGGCCGGGCTGCCCCAGGCCATGGTGATCGTCTCCCACGACCGCGAGGTGATCGACCGCCTGGTCACCCGGCGGGTCACGCTGGCGAACGGCGCCCTAACCTGA
- a CDS encoding cation acetate symporter, producing the protein MPHLPRLGLAALLLLAPSLPALAAGADLGQAAKQATNWHAILMFVAFVALTLGITWWASKRTKSAADFYTAGGGISGFQNGLAIAGDFMSAASFLGVTALLYGTGMDGMVYAVGVVVGWPLMLFLIAEPLRNLGKYTFADVVAYRLAKVPVRTYAAFSSLTVVVFYLIAQMVGAGQLIKLLFGMDYLYALFLVGGLMMVYVVFGGMAATTWVQIIKAVLLLSGATFMAGAVLARFGFSPEAMFAKAVQVKGSAAIMSPGLLFKDPIDTISLAVALAFGTAGLPHILMRFFTVPDAKEARKSVFYATAFIGFFYVLAVVIGIGAIALVATDPAYLADGKALKGGGNMAAVWLAHAVGGDLFLGFISAVAFATILAVVAGLTLAGASAISHDLYANVFARGRAKEETELRISRLSSLGLGVVAIILGVLFEKQNIAYLAGLTLAIAASANFPLLLLSMLWPGLTSRGAILGGSVGLVSAVVLTVLGPAVWKSVLGHPQPIFPWGNPALFSVAAGFAATWFFSVTDGSERAARERADFDAQFVRSQTGLGAEGASAH; encoded by the coding sequence ATGCCCCATCTCCCTCGCCTCGGCCTTGCCGCCCTGCTGCTGCTGGCGCCGTCGCTGCCCGCTTTGGCCGCCGGCGCCGATCTCGGCCAGGCCGCCAAGCAGGCCACCAACTGGCACGCCATCCTGATGTTCGTGGCCTTCGTGGCGCTGACGTTGGGCATCACCTGGTGGGCGTCCAAGCGCACCAAGTCGGCGGCCGATTTCTACACGGCGGGAGGCGGTATCTCGGGCTTCCAGAACGGTTTGGCCATCGCCGGCGACTTCATGTCGGCGGCTTCGTTCCTGGGGGTGACGGCGCTGCTTTACGGCACCGGCATGGACGGCATGGTCTATGCCGTCGGCGTGGTGGTGGGCTGGCCGCTGATGCTGTTCCTGATCGCCGAGCCGCTGCGCAACCTGGGCAAGTACACCTTCGCCGACGTGGTCGCCTACCGTCTGGCCAAGGTGCCGGTGCGCACCTACGCCGCCTTCAGCTCGCTCACCGTGGTGGTGTTCTACCTGATCGCCCAGATGGTCGGGGCGGGCCAGCTGATCAAGCTGCTGTTCGGCATGGACTACCTTTACGCCCTGTTCCTGGTGGGCGGGCTGATGATGGTCTACGTGGTGTTCGGCGGGATGGCCGCCACCACCTGGGTGCAGATCATCAAGGCGGTGCTGCTGCTGTCGGGCGCCACCTTCATGGCCGGCGCGGTGCTGGCCCGCTTCGGCTTCTCGCCCGAGGCCATGTTCGCCAAGGCGGTCCAGGTCAAGGGCTCGGCCGCCATCATGTCGCCCGGCCTGCTGTTCAAGGATCCCATCGACACCATCTCGCTGGCGGTGGCGCTGGCCTTCGGCACCGCCGGCCTGCCCCACATCCTGATGCGCTTCTTCACCGTTCCCGACGCCAAGGAGGCCAGGAAGTCGGTGTTCTACGCCACCGCCTTCATCGGCTTCTTCTACGTCCTGGCGGTGGTGATCGGCATCGGCGCCATCGCCCTGGTGGCCACCGATCCGGCCTATCTGGCCGACGGCAAGGCCTTAAAGGGCGGCGGCAACATGGCCGCCGTGTGGCTGGCCCACGCGGTGGGCGGCGATCTGTTCCTGGGCTTCATCTCGGCGGTGGCCTTCGCCACCATCTTAGCCGTGGTGGCCGGGCTGACCCTGGCCGGGGCCTCGGCCATCTCCCACGATCTCTACGCCAACGTCTTCGCCCGCGGCCGCGCCAAGGAGGAGACCGAGCTTCGCATCTCGCGCCTGTCCAGCCTGGGGCTCGGCGTGGTCGCCATCATCCTGGGCGTGCTGTTCGAAAAGCAGAACATCGCCTATCTGGCCGGTTTGACGTTGGCCATCGCCGCCTCGGCCAATTTCCCGCTGCTGCTTCTGTCCATGCTGTGGCCGGGGCTGACGTCCAGGGGCGCCATCCTGGGCGGCTCGGTCGGCCTGGTCTCGGCGGTGGTGCTGACCGTGCTGGGCCCGGCGGTGTGGAAGTCGGTGCTGGGCCATCCCCAGCCCATCTTCCCCTGGGGCAATCCCGCCCTGTTCTCGGTGGCCGCCGGCTTCGCCGCCACCTGGTTCTTCTCGGTGACCGACGGCAGCGAGCGGGCGGCGCGGGAGCGGGCCGATTTCGACGCCCAGTTCGTCCGCTCGCAGACCGGCTTGGGTGCGGAAGGGGCCTCCGCTCACTGA
- the mutL gene encoding DNA mismatch repair endonuclease MutL — protein sequence MPIRLLPPTLVNQIAAGEVVERPASAVKELVENSIDAGATRIDVVLGEGGQALIAVTDDGCGMGPDEMTLAVERHATSKLPDDDLVRVQFLGFRGEALPSIGSVARLTLTSRPRGAESAWSLSVEGGAKGQPVPAAHPFGTRIEVRDLFYATPARLKFLKAARTELTHAADVIERLGMAHPAIAFSLSDGGRKVLDLAAKRGEPAAARLARIAQVVGREFEPNALALDSERDGVRLTGWAGLPTYNRATSAAQYLFVNGRPVKDRLVIGAVRGAYQDVLARDRHPVVALFLELDPDQVDVNVHPAKAEVRFRDSGLVRGLIVGAIRHALAGAGHRASSTLTGVALGALGGSSAAPPSFGHYPPARPSPVLVRAGVAAQAPFGLSEQSLGLDLPPSAPAARADEAEEIAADYPLGAAKAQLHDTYIVAETAQGLVIVDQHAAHERLVFERLKLGLEDGKVARQGLLLPEVVDLGDAGAARIAERAEELARLGLVVEPFGPGAVVVREIPALLGDGDVQGLVRDLSDELAEWGAATALEERLLHICATMACHGSVRAGRRLSIPEMNALLRRMEATPLSGQCNHGRPTHVSLSLADIEKLFGRR from the coding sequence ATGCCCATCCGTCTCCTTCCTCCCACCCTGGTCAACCAGATCGCCGCCGGCGAGGTGGTCGAGCGTCCCGCTTCGGCCGTCAAGGAACTGGTGGAGAACTCCATCGACGCCGGAGCCACCCGTATCGACGTGGTGCTGGGCGAAGGCGGGCAGGCGCTGATCGCGGTCACCGACGACGGTTGCGGCATGGGCCCGGACGAGATGACGCTGGCCGTGGAGCGCCACGCCACCTCGAAACTTCCCGACGACGATCTGGTGCGCGTCCAGTTCTTAGGGTTTCGCGGCGAGGCGCTGCCCTCCATCGGCTCGGTGGCGCGCCTGACGCTGACCAGCCGGCCTCGGGGCGCGGAATCCGCCTGGAGCCTGTCGGTGGAAGGGGGCGCCAAGGGCCAGCCGGTCCCCGCCGCCCACCCCTTTGGCACCCGCATCGAGGTCAGGGACCTGTTCTACGCCACCCCGGCGCGGCTCAAATTCCTCAAGGCGGCGCGCACCGAACTGACCCATGCCGCCGACGTGATCGAGCGTTTGGGCATGGCGCATCCGGCAATCGCCTTCTCGCTGTCCGACGGCGGGCGCAAGGTGCTGGACCTGGCGGCCAAGCGGGGCGAGCCGGCCGCCGCCCGTCTGGCCCGCATCGCTCAGGTGGTGGGCCGCGAGTTCGAGCCCAACGCCCTGGCGCTGGATTCCGAGCGTGACGGGGTGCGGCTGACCGGCTGGGCCGGGCTGCCCACCTATAACCGCGCCACCTCGGCCGCCCAGTACCTGTTCGTCAACGGACGGCCCGTGAAGGACCGGCTGGTGATCGGCGCGGTCCGGGGCGCCTATCAGGACGTGCTGGCCCGCGACCGCCATCCGGTGGTGGCCCTGTTCCTGGAACTGGACCCCGATCAGGTGGACGTCAACGTCCATCCCGCCAAGGCCGAGGTGCGCTTCCGCGATTCCGGGCTGGTGCGCGGCCTGATCGTCGGCGCCATCCGTCACGCCCTGGCCGGAGCCGGCCACCGGGCCAGCTCGACGCTGACCGGCGTGGCGCTGGGGGCGCTGGGGGGCAGCAGCGCCGCGCCCCCCTCCTTCGGCCATTATCCGCCGGCCCGGCCGTCCCCGGTCCTGGTGCGGGCCGGCGTCGCCGCCCAGGCGCCCTTCGGGCTGTCCGAGCAGAGCCTGGGCCTCGACCTGCCGCCTTCCGCTCCCGCCGCCCGGGCGGACGAGGCAGAGGAGATCGCCGCCGATTATCCCCTGGGGGCGGCCAAGGCCCAGTTGCACGACACCTATATCGTCGCCGAGACCGCCCAGGGGCTGGTGATCGTCGACCAGCACGCCGCCCACGAGCGTCTGGTGTTCGAGCGCCTGAAGCTGGGCCTCGAGGACGGCAAGGTGGCCCGCCAGGGCCTGCTGCTGCCCGAGGTGGTGGATCTGGGCGATGCCGGCGCCGCCCGCATCGCCGAGCGCGCCGAGGAACTGGCCCGCCTGGGCCTGGTGGTCGAACCCTTCGGCCCCGGCGCCGTGGTGGTGCGCGAAATTCCCGCTTTGCTGGGTGACGGCGACGTCCAGGGGCTGGTGCGCGACCTGTCCGACGAACTGGCCGAATGGGGGGCGGCCACCGCGCTGGAGGAGCGATTGCTCCATATCTGCGCCACCATGGCCTGCCACGGCTCGGTGCGGGCGGGCCGCCGCCTGTCCATTCCCGAGATGAACGCGCTGTTGCGCCGCATGGAGGCCACGCCGCTTTCAGGCCAGTGCAACCATGGGCGGCCCACCCACGTTTCCCTAAGTCTCGCCGACATCGAGAAGCTGTTCGGGCGGCGGTAG
- the htpG gene encoding molecular chaperone HtpG has translation MAEEKRQFQAEVGKLLDIVVHSLYSNKEIFLRELISNASDSCDRLRYAAITDPDLLAGDSEFRIRLVPDKDAGTLTIADNGLGMSHDELIANLGTIAKSGTSEFLSRLTGDAKKDVTLIGQFGVGFYSAFMVAGEVSVVTRKAGEAKGWKWVSDGKGEFTVTPAEDAARGAAITLKLREGETEFLDAWRLKSIVKRYSDHIAIPVTLKDGEADEETINSANALWTRSKSEITPEQYKEFYHHVAHAFDEPWSTLHYKAEGAIEYTGLLFIPSSKPLDIFHPDRKQHVKLYVKRVFITDDCEELLPPYLRFVRGVVDSQDLPLNVSREMLQHNPVLSKIRTGLVKRILGELKKKSEDSDGKYDEFWAAFGPVLKEGIYEDFERKTDILELCRFRSTHGDGLTTLADYVARMKDGQDAIYTITGDDIEQLKKSPQLEGFKAKGVEVLLLTDPIDEFWVSAVPAYAEKPFRSVAAAGADLSKVKAPEGAEEAKADEAPAGELTTLIEAVKLALGERVKDVRSSERLTESAVCLVAAEGEMSMHLEKMLRAHNQAPGERARILEINPRHALIKGLAARVAAGGTNGGVEDAAFLLLDQARIIEGEPPADPAAFARRMVAVMEKGLLG, from the coding sequence ATGGCCGAAGAAAAGCGTCAATTCCAGGCGGAAGTCGGCAAGTTGCTCGACATCGTTGTTCACTCGCTCTACTCCAACAAGGAGATCTTCCTGCGCGAGCTGATCTCCAACGCCTCGGATTCATGCGACCGGCTGCGCTACGCCGCCATCACCGACCCCGACCTGCTGGCCGGGGATTCCGAGTTCCGCATCCGCCTCGTTCCCGACAAGGACGCCGGCACGCTGACCATCGCCGACAACGGCTTAGGGATGAGCCATGACGAGCTGATCGCCAATCTGGGCACCATCGCCAAGTCGGGCACCTCGGAATTCCTGTCGCGCCTGACCGGCGACGCCAAGAAGGACGTCACCCTGATCGGCCAGTTCGGCGTCGGCTTCTACTCCGCCTTCATGGTGGCCGGGGAAGTCAGCGTGGTCACCCGCAAGGCCGGCGAGGCCAAGGGCTGGAAATGGGTGTCGGACGGCAAGGGCGAGTTCACCGTCACCCCCGCCGAGGACGCGGCGCGCGGCGCCGCCATCACCTTGAAGCTGCGCGAGGGCGAAACCGAGTTCCTCGACGCCTGGCGCCTCAAGTCCATCGTCAAGCGCTACTCCGACCACATCGCCATTCCGGTGACGCTGAAGGACGGCGAGGCGGACGAGGAGACCATCAACTCGGCCAACGCGCTGTGGACCCGGTCCAAATCCGAGATCACGCCCGAGCAGTACAAGGAATTCTACCACCACGTCGCCCACGCCTTCGACGAGCCGTGGTCGACGCTGCACTACAAGGCCGAGGGCGCCATCGAGTACACCGGCCTGCTGTTCATTCCGTCGTCCAAGCCGCTCGACATCTTCCACCCCGACCGCAAGCAGCACGTGAAGCTCTACGTCAAGCGGGTGTTCATCACCGACGATTGCGAGGAGTTGCTGCCCCCTTACTTGCGCTTCGTGCGGGGCGTGGTGGACAGCCAGGACCTGCCGCTCAACGTCAGCCGCGAGATGCTGCAGCACAATCCCGTGCTGTCCAAGATCCGCACCGGCCTGGTCAAGCGTATCCTGGGCGAACTGAAGAAGAAGTCCGAGGATTCCGACGGCAAGTACGACGAGTTCTGGGCCGCCTTCGGCCCGGTGCTGAAGGAAGGCATCTACGAGGATTTCGAGCGCAAGACCGACATCCTGGAGCTGTGCCGCTTCCGCTCCACCCATGGTGACGGGCTGACCACGCTGGCCGATTACGTGGCGCGCATGAAGGACGGCCAGGACGCCATCTACACCATCACCGGCGACGATATCGAGCAGTTGAAGAAGAGCCCGCAGCTGGAAGGCTTCAAGGCCAAGGGCGTCGAGGTTCTGCTGCTCACCGATCCCATCGACGAGTTCTGGGTCTCGGCGGTGCCGGCCTATGCGGAAAAGCCGTTCCGCTCGGTGGCCGCCGCCGGCGCCGACCTCTCCAAGGTCAAGGCCCCCGAGGGCGCCGAGGAGGCCAAGGCGGACGAAGCCCCGGCCGGCGAGCTGACCACCCTGATCGAGGCGGTCAAGCTGGCGCTGGGCGAGCGGGTCAAGGACGTGCGGTCTTCCGAGCGCCTGACCGAATCCGCCGTCTGCCTGGTGGCCGCCGAGGGCGAGATGAGCATGCATCTGGAAAAGATGCTGCGCGCCCACAACCAGGCTCCGGGCGAACGCGCCCGCATCCTGGAGATCAACCCCCGCCACGCCCTGATCAAGGGCCTTGCCGCGCGTGTGGCGGCCGGCGGCACCAACGGGGGCGTGGAAGACGCCGCCTTCCTGCTGCTGGACCAGGCCCGCATCATCGAGGGCGAGCCCCCCGCCGACCCGGCCGCCTTCGCGCGGCGCATGGTGGCGGTGATGGAAAAGGGCCTGCTGGGATAA
- a CDS encoding DMT family transporter: MRGIVAMLAATSVFAGMDALVKLLMADYSVIQVLFFRAGFGLVPLAPLLWRSGMRAVATRRPWAHALRSAVGLLAVGCFFMAFHRLPLVQVTAIGFAAPLLITALSVPLLKETVSPGRWAAVAAGFGGILIVAGPDAWAGDLLGAGAAFAVAGTVLYALVMVMMRDMGRTEAAVTTVFWFSVLTLVLTGAALPLVWQSPDPRAWGLFACAGILGGTGQLLISQAVRLAPASTVAPFDYFHIVVSSSLGWLVFAEIPTLNTLAGAMVVMASGLYVMRSERKSAAPRHPAPP; encoded by the coding sequence ATGAGGGGGATCGTCGCCATGCTGGCCGCCACTTCGGTGTTCGCCGGCATGGACGCGCTGGTCAAGCTGCTGATGGCCGATTACTCGGTGATTCAGGTGCTGTTCTTCCGGGCCGGATTCGGGCTGGTGCCGCTGGCCCCTCTGCTGTGGCGGAGCGGAATGCGCGCCGTGGCCACCAGGCGGCCCTGGGCGCATGCGCTGCGGTCGGCCGTCGGCCTGCTGGCGGTGGGCTGCTTCTTCATGGCCTTCCACCGCCTGCCCCTGGTCCAGGTCACCGCCATCGGCTTCGCCGCGCCGCTGCTGATCACCGCGCTGTCGGTGCCGCTATTGAAGGAGACGGTGTCGCCCGGCCGCTGGGCGGCGGTGGCGGCCGGATTCGGCGGCATCCTGATCGTGGCCGGACCCGACGCCTGGGCGGGCGACCTGCTGGGGGCGGGCGCGGCCTTCGCGGTGGCCGGCACCGTCCTCTATGCCCTGGTGATGGTGATGATGCGCGACATGGGGCGCACCGAGGCGGCGGTGACCACCGTGTTCTGGTTCTCGGTGCTGACCCTGGTCCTGACCGGGGCGGCGCTGCCCCTGGTCTGGCAGAGTCCCGACCCGCGAGCCTGGGGATTGTTCGCATGCGCCGGCATCCTGGGCGGCACCGGCCAGTTGCTGATCAGTCAGGCGGTGCGCCTCGCCCCGGCCTCGACGGTGGCGCCCTTCGACTATTTCCACATCGTGGTGTCGTCCAGCCTGGGCTGGCTGGTCTTCGCCGAGATTCCCACCCTCAACACCCTGGCCGGCGCCATGGTGGTGATGGCGTCCGGCCTTTACGTGATGCGGAGCGAGCGAAAATCAGCGGCTCCGCGACACCCGGCCCCGCCATGA
- a CDS encoding hemerythrin domain-containing protein, giving the protein MRKTDGFRKHHDGLREIVGRLEPMLVPARIAEDPAAVSKVVLDLFGKFSIHLAIEDNTLYPKCAAHADAALRRTAAEFQAEMGSLSQRFDAYKKAWAGPLAIGRDPAAFVTATREILGLFKARVEREESRLYDLFDKAA; this is encoded by the coding sequence ATGAGAAAGACCGACGGATTCCGTAAACATCATGATGGGCTGCGCGAGATCGTCGGCCGTCTGGAGCCCATGCTGGTGCCGGCCCGCATCGCCGAGGACCCGGCGGCGGTGTCCAAGGTGGTGCTCGACCTGTTCGGCAAGTTCTCCATCCACCTGGCCATCGAGGACAACACGCTGTACCCGAAATGCGCCGCCCATGCCGATGCGGCGCTGCGCCGCACCGCCGCCGAGTTCCAGGCGGAGATGGGCAGCCTGTCGCAGCGTTTCGACGCCTACAAGAAGGCCTGGGCCGGTCCGCTGGCCATCGGCCGCGACCCCGCCGCCTTCGTCACGGCGACGCGCGAGATCCTGGGCCTGTTCAAGGCGCGGGTGGAACGGGAAGAAAGCCGCCTCTACGATTTGTTCGACAAGGCGGCGTGA
- a CDS encoding DUF4198 domain-containing protein — translation MARHGAASLIACVLGLLPSVAAAHFQELIPSADIVSEQGPRDIRLDLAFTHPMERGPLMEMAPPVRFGVLAGGKTRDLKSSLKPGKAGDKTVFAAEFRLDQPGDHVFFVEPAPYWEKAEGKWIVHYTKVVVDFAGGGGWDKAVGLPVEIEPLARPYGLWTGNLFRGIVRKNGKPVPFAEIEVEWRNDGSVKPPSDPFVTQVIKADSSGQFAYAMPRAGWWGFAALVESDKPAKSPEGKPAKTELGGLIWVRAQDMK, via the coding sequence ATGGCAAGGCATGGCGCCGCAAGCCTGATCGCCTGTGTGCTGGGACTGCTTCCCTCGGTGGCGGCGGCCCATTTCCAGGAGCTGATTCCCTCCGCCGACATCGTTTCCGAACAGGGACCCCGCGACATCCGCCTGGACCTCGCCTTCACCCATCCCATGGAGCGCGGCCCGCTGATGGAGATGGCGCCCCCGGTGCGCTTCGGCGTGCTGGCCGGCGGCAAGACCCGTGACCTCAAATCCAGCCTCAAGCCCGGCAAGGCCGGCGACAAGACGGTGTTCGCCGCCGAGTTCCGCCTGGACCAGCCCGGCGACCACGTCTTCTTCGTCGAGCCCGCCCCCTATTGGGAAAAGGCCGAGGGCAAGTGGATCGTCCACTACACCAAGGTGGTGGTGGATTTCGCCGGCGGCGGCGGCTGGGACAAGGCGGTGGGCTTGCCTGTCGAGATCGAGCCGCTGGCCCGGCCCTACGGCTTGTGGACCGGCAATCTGTTCCGGGGCATCGTGCGCAAGAACGGCAAGCCGGTTCCCTTCGCCGAGATCGAGGTGGAATGGCGCAACGACGGCTCGGTCAAGCCGCCATCCGACCCCTTCGTCACGCAGGTGATCAAGGCCGATTCCTCGGGCCAGTTCGCCTACGCCATGCCGCGCGCCGGCTGGTGGGGCTTCGCTGCCCTGGTGGAAAGCGACAAACCGGCCAAAAGCCCCGAGGGCAAGCCGGCCAAGACCGAACTGGGCGGCCTGATCTGGGTGCGCGCCCAGGACATGAAATAG
- a CDS encoding LysR family transcriptional regulator, with amino-acid sequence MNIDLARTFLEIVDTGNFNKAAERLSVTQSTVSMRIRALEEELGRPLFVRSKSGTQLTAAGMQFRRYATTMVRIWEQARQELALPAGFRTVLNVGGQFSLWDRLLVQWIPWMRTAMPDVALKAEVGGSDGLMRQLIEGMLDLVVMYSPLSRPGLHIEKLLEERLILVSTRRRAVAEWDEDYVLVDWGPEFRAAHSQAFPDLKTPAVSVGLGALGLQHILAYGGTGYFPMRVARSYLSAGRLFEVTGAPEFRRPAYLVHAEDETREDWFDTALDGLRYVASLESED; translated from the coding sequence ATGAATATCGATCTCGCCCGTACCTTCCTGGAAATCGTCGACACCGGCAACTTCAACAAGGCTGCCGAGCGCCTCTCCGTGACCCAGTCCACGGTCAGCATGCGCATCCGGGCGCTGGAAGAGGAGTTGGGGCGGCCGCTGTTCGTGCGCTCCAAGTCGGGCACCCAGCTGACCGCCGCCGGCATGCAGTTCCGCCGCTACGCCACCACCATGGTCCGCATCTGGGAACAGGCGCGCCAGGAACTGGCCCTGCCGGCGGGGTTTCGCACCGTGCTCAACGTGGGCGGCCAGTTCTCGCTGTGGGACCGCCTGCTGGTCCAGTGGATTCCCTGGATGCGCACCGCCATGCCCGACGTGGCCCTGAAGGCCGAGGTCGGCGGTTCCGACGGGCTGATGCGCCAGCTGATCGAAGGCATGCTCGACCTGGTGGTGATGTATTCGCCGCTGTCGCGTCCCGGCCTGCATATCGAGAAGCTGCTGGAGGAGCGTCTGATCCTGGTCTCCACCCGGCGGCGCGCCGTGGCGGAATGGGACGAGGATTACGTTCTGGTGGATTGGGGGCCGGAATTCCGCGCCGCCCACAGCCAGGCCTTTCCCGACCTCAAGACCCCGGCGGTGTCGGTGGGCCTGGGCGCGCTGGGCCTGCAGCACATCCTGGCCTATGGCGGCACCGGCTATTTCCCCATGCGGGTGGCGCGCTCGTATCTCTCGGCCGGAAGGCTGTTCGAGGTGACGGGGGCGCCGGAATTCCGCCGCCCGGCCTATCTGGTCCACGCCGAGGACGAAACCCGCGAGGACTGGTTCGACACCGCGCTGGACGGCTTGCGCTACGTCGCCTCGCTGGAAAGCGAGGACTAG